The Streptomyces sp. TLI_105 DNA segment ACGGGCCTCCTGTGCGGCCCAGAAGGCGCGCGCCTCCGCGAGCTCGCGCTCGCGCTCCTCGGCCAGCGCCTCGGCGACCGCGGCCCGTATCTCGGCGGCGGGCGAGGTGCGGGCGGCCGGAACCGTCCCGCCGTGACCGGCGGCCAGCTCGCCCCGGAGGGCGGTGACCTCCTTGCGGAGACCGTGGACGGCGTGCAGGGCAGCAGCGCCCACGGCCGTGGCAGCGGCCGTGGTCAGCAGCAGGGCAAGAGACATGGCGCTCACTGACGTACTCCCGATTCCGAGTCGATCCCCCGACTTCCTACATCAGCTTGTCCCGGGGTGGTGCCCGCTGTCAGTGCATTACGTCACGAATTGGACAGGTATTTCTGCCAGGCGTTTAGTCCCTAAATGGCTCTGACCTGGGAAAACGAACTCCCCCGGGATGTAGGTCACATCCTGGGGGAGATTCGGTCACGGCTCGGACGCGGCGTGGTTGACGCGCTCGGTCCGTGGAGAGCGGGGGCTCAGCTCGGGCGCTCGGTCAGCTCAGTCGCTCGATGACCATGGCCATGCCCTGGCCGCCGCCGACGCACATGGTCTCCAGACCGAACTGCTTGTCGTGGAACTGGAGGCTGTTGATCAGCGTGCCGGTGATCCGGGCGCCGGTCATGCCGAAGGGGTGGCCGACGGCGATGGCGCCACCGTTGACGTTCACCTTGTCCAGGTCCAGGCCCAGGTCCTGGTAGGACGGGATGACCTGGGCGGCGAAGGCCTCGTTGATCTCGGCGAGGTCGATGTCGCCGATCGTCAGGCCGGCGCGCTTGAGGGCCTGCTTCGAGGCCTCGACCGGGCCGAGGCCCATGATCTCGGGGGAGAGGCCGGAGACGCCGGTGGAGACGATCCGGGCCAGCGGGGTCAGACCGAGCTCGCGGGCCTTGGTGTCGGACATGATCACGAGCGCGGCGGCGCCGTCGTTCAACGGGCAGCAGTTGGCGGCGGTGACCAGGCCGTCGGGGCGGAAGACCGGCTTGAGGCCCTGCACGCCCTCCAGGGTGACGCCCGCGCGCGGGCCGTCGTCCGCGGAGACGACCGTGCCGTCCGGCAGCGTCACCGGGGTGATCTCGCGCTCCCAGAAGCCGTTCTTGATGGCCTGCTCGGCGAGGTTCTGCGACCGTACGCCGAACTCGTCCATCTCCTGGCGGCTGATGCCCTTCCAGCGGGCCAGGTTCTCCGCGGTCTGGCCCATCGCGATGTACGCGTCCGGGACGAGGCCGTCCTCGCGCGGGTCGTGCCAGGTGGAGCCCTCGGACTCCGCGACGGCCTTCGTACGGGCCTCCGCCTCGGCGAAGAGCGGGTTGTGCGTGTCGGGCAGGGAGTCCGAGTTGCCCTTCACGAAGCGGGACACCATCTCGACGCCGGCCGAGATGAAGACGTCGCCCTCGCCCGCCTTGATCGCGTGCAGCGCCATGCGGGAGGTCTGCAGCGAGGAGGAGCAGTAACGGGTGATCGTGCAGCCCGGCAGGTGGTCCATGCCCATCTGCACGGCGACGATCCGGCCCAGGTTGTTGCCCTGCTCGCCGCCGGGGAGGCCGCAGCCGAGCATCAGGTCGTCAATGTCGCGCGGGTCCAGCTCCGGCACCTTCGCCAGGGCGGCCTGGACGATGGTCGCGGTGAGGTCGTCCGGCCGCAGGTCCTTGAGGGAGCCCTTGAAGGCCCGGCCGATGGGCGAGCGGGCGGTCGAGACGATCACGGCTTCGGGCATCACGGCTCCATGAGGGTGCGGAGTGAGCGGGCTGAAAGGGAAGTTACCCGTACGTACCGCACGGGTCACCGCTTGGACGGTGTGACACGGACCTCTTTTCTAAGCGAGCGCTCAGTCGCGGAGTCCCCGCGTGCGCGCGCCTGCGGGGCGGTGCCCCGCCCACCTCCGTTGTGGGCATGCGTTCCGCCGGGGCGGAACGGGTGGGCACAACGGAACGGCGCCCTTTGCCGGCGCCAGAGGCTTTCGCGCCCTGACCCGCACCACTGGGTGCGCCGCCCTTGGGAGTGCGGGTCCAGGCACAGAAGGCGGAGCGCGCCCGCAGAGGCGCCGTCCCGTGTGCCCACCCGTCCCGCCCCAGCGGGACGATTGCCCACACGGCGGTGAACGGGGGCACCGCCCCGGTGGGTGTGGACCGCAGCGGGGCGGGTCATGTCTGGACGTCCTCCGGGGAAGGTTCCGGGGGGACCGGGAGGCGGCGTCGGCGGCGGTGCTTCAGGAGGGCCCACGGAGCCCGCGCCCCCGTGACCTCCGTCCCCGCCTCCCGTACCGCCTCCGCCGCCGCCTTCGCCACCGGCAGCATGTTCTCCCGCCGCTCCGGCTCCAGCCGGTCCGCTTCCGGCCAGACGCCCAGCGCGGCGCAGAGCGTCGGCAGGACGGCCATCGCCGCCGTCGCGTACCCCTCCGCCGAGGGGTGGAAGCTGTCGATCCCGAACATCTCGCGCGGGTTCGCCGCGAACTCGGGCCCGAGGAGGTCGCCGAGCGACACGGTCCGGCCACCCTGCTCCACGACCACGATCGTCTGCGCCGCCGCCAGCTGTCGCGAGGCCCGCCGGGCCAGCCAGCGCAGCGGCTGGTAGACGGGCTCGATCGTGCCCAGATCCGGGCAGGTCCCGACCACCACCTCCGCCCCCGCCGTCCGCAGCCGCCGCACGGCCGAGGCGAGCAGCCGCACGGACTCCGTGGGCGGCAGCCGGTGCGTCACGTCGTTCGCGCCGATCATGATCACGCACACGTCCGGCGGCCCGAGCGGCTGCGCGAGCAGCAGTGACACCTGGCGTTCCAGGTCGTCCGAGCGTGCCCCCGAGAGCGCCACGTTCCGCAGGACCACCGGCCGCTCGGCCACGGCCGCGAGCCCGGAGGCGAGGAGCGCGCCCGGCGTCTGACCCGAGCGGCGGACGCCCTGGCCCGCCGCCGTGGAATCACCCAGAAGGGCCAGCCGCAGCGGGTCCTCCGTGCCGAAGGCGCGGCCGTAGAGGCCGTCCGCCACCGGCGGCAGCGGTGCCGGGGCGCCGTAGACCGTACGCTTGGCCAGCTGCGCCTCGGCCAGGAGGATCCCCACCGCCGCCACACCGATCAGCCCGATGCTCCCGCCGCCGTACGCCGCACCCGCCGCGATCCGCCGCGCCACCCTCGCCCTCGACATGGGGGCCGTCACCTCCTTCAAGCCGTTCAGGGTCTAACTGCCCCGTAACCCGCTCCGACTACGCATACGCTGGCCACACCATTACGGAGACCCCGGAGATTACGGTGCAATTCCACGACTCGATGATCAGCCTCGTCGGCAACACCCCGCTGGTGAAGCTCAACAACGTCACAGCGGGCATTCAGGCGACCGTTCTGGCCAAGGTCGAGTACTTCAACCCCGGAGGCTCGGTCAAGGACCGGATCGCCCTGCGCATGATCGAGGCGGCGGAGCAGAGCGGTGAGCTCAAGCCCGGCGGCACCATCGTCGAGCCCACGTCCGGCAACACCGGCGTCGGCCTGGCGATCGTGGCCCAGCAGAAGGGCTACAAGTGCATCTTCGTCTGCCCCGACAAGGTGTCGCTCGACAAGATCAATGTGCTGCGGGCCTACGGCGCCGAGGTCGTGGTCTGCCCCACGGCCGTCGACCCCGAGCACCCCGACTCGTACTACAACGTCTCGGACCGCCTCGTCCGTGAGACGCCGGGCGCCTGGAAGCCCGACCAGTACTCGAACCCGAACAACCCGCGCTCGCACTACGAGACCACCGGTCCCGAGCTGTGGGAGCAGACGGACGGGAAGATCACCCACTTCGTCGCGGGCGTCGGCACCGGCGGCACGATCTCCGGCACCGGCAACTACCTCAAGGAGGTCAGCGGCGGGAAGGTGAAGGTCATCGGCGCGGACCCGGAGGGCTCGGTCTACTCGGGCGGTTCCGGCCGTCCGTACCTGGTCGAGGGCGTCGGCGAGGACTTCTGGCCGACCGCGTACGACCGGAACGTCACGGACCGGATCGTCGCGGTGTCCGACAAGGACTCCTTCCAGATGACCCGCCGCCTCGCCAAGGAGGAGGGCCTCCTCGTCGGCGGCTCCTGCGGCATGGCCGTCGTCGCGGCCCTGGAGGTCGCCAAGGAGCTCGGGCCGGACGACGTCGTCGTCGTGCTGCTGCCGGACTCGGGCCGCGGCTACATGTCGAAGATCTTCAGCGACGAGTGGATGGCCGGGCACGGCTTCCTGGAGGACACCTCCACCGCCACCGTCGCCGACGTCCTGCGCCACAAGGAGGGCGGCATGCCGTCCCTCGTCCACATGCACCCGGACGAGACCGTGGGCCAGGCCATCGAGGTGCTGCGCGAGTACGGCGTCTCCCAGATGCCCATCGTGAAGCCCGGCGCCGGCCACCCGGACGTCATGGCGGCCGAGGTCGTCGGCTCGGTCGTCGAGCGCGAGCTCCTCGACCACCTCTTCACCAAGAAGGCCTCCCTGGAGGACCCGCTGGAGCAGCACATGAGCGCGCCGCTGCCGCAGGTCGGCTCGGGCGAGCCGGTCGCCGACCTGATGTCCGTCCTCGGCGAGTCCGCCGACGCGGCGATCGTGCTGGTCGAGGGCAAGCCGACGGGTGTGGTGAGCCGTCAGGACCTGCTGGCCTTCCTGGCCAACGGCGGTACGAAGTAGCACGAGAGCCGTTCGCGCAACCGGTACGAGGGCGACACGTGCCCGCAGCACCGGCTTAACACGCGTACGGCACATTGGTGGTCGTCGGCGTCACGGACTTCCGGAGCGGCTCCCGGGTTTCTGCCAGACGCCGCGGACGCGGAGACCGGCCCTGACCCGGTCCCGTGTCCCCCGCGGGGACCGCCGTCGTCCCGCCCCCCGGTGACGGGGGTGCGGCGGTCCCCGCGCAATCCCCCCGTCCTGCGAACGGGCCCCGCGCGCGGTCCTTCCCCCGTAGTCTCGGGAAGCAGTGAAAACCGAACGCAGGGGCGGAACCGCACTCGGGGCCAAGGTCCTCGGTGCGGTTCTGCTCATCCCCGCCGTGGCGCTGGCCGCCTGCTCCGTCGTCGCCGACCACTGCCAGGAGGCCCGGGAGCGGGACGCCTTCGAGGCCACCCGGGAGGACGCGGCGCGGTTCGCCGACGCCCTCGTCGCCGAGAAGGGCCTCACGCCCACCGACCAGGACGTACGGGACGCCCTCGACCACTTCGCCGGCCACGGCCCGCACCTCGGGGCGCCCGCCGTGGTGCGCCCCGTGGAGGGGGGCACCCGGGTCTTCGTCCCCTTCTCCCGCAGGTACGAGCGGACCGTGCCCGTGTTCGGTCCGGCCGACGCCGTGGCCACCCGCTGTTTCACCATCGACCTCCCGAAGGCCGGCCCGGCCCGGCCCCGGGTGACGGCCCACGACTCCGGTGAGCCCTGCCACGGGTGACACCCCTGCCGCGCGCCACCCGATGTGCATATCCTTATGCAGGAGCTTCGTGGATGAATAGGGGAAAGGGGGCGGCATGAGCGACAGCCCGGCCGGCCGGCTGCAGGCGCTCTTCGAGGGGCACCGGCTGACACCGACGCAGCGGCGGATCGCGCACTGCATGGTGCGGCGCGCCGGTGACGTGCCGTTCCTGTCCAGCGTCGAGCTCGCCGAACTCGCCGGCGTCAGCCAGCCCTCCGTCACCCGCTTCGCCGTCGCCCTCGGCTTCGACGGCTACCCGGCGCTGCGCAAGCACCTGCGGGAGAGCATGCCGGCGGCCGCCGAGGAGGCCTCGGGCCTCAACGAGTACCAGCAGGCCGTCCTCGCCGAGATCGAGAACCTCCAGCACCTCGCCGGGCTCCTCGCCGACCCCGCCCCCGTCGAGCGGGCCGGCCGGCTCCTCGCCGGCTCCCGCCCGCTCCTCGTGCTCGGGCTGCGGGCCGCCTCCTCGCAGGCGCGGGGCTTCGCCTACTTCGCCGCCAAGGTGCACCCGGACGTCCGGCTCCTCGACGAGGGCGGCTCGATGCTCACGGACCGCGTCGACGCGGCCGTACGGGCCGGGGCCACGGCCCTGCTCTGCTTCGCGCTGCCCCGGCACCCCCGGGAGGTCGTCGAGGCCCTGGAGTACGCGCGGAAGGCCGGGCTCACGGTCGTGACCGTCGCCGAGTCGGCGTTCGCGCCCGTCGCCG contains these protein-coding regions:
- a CDS encoding acetyl-CoA C-acetyltransferase — protein: MPEAVIVSTARSPIGRAFKGSLKDLRPDDLTATIVQAALAKVPELDPRDIDDLMLGCGLPGGEQGNNLGRIVAVQMGMDHLPGCTITRYCSSSLQTSRMALHAIKAGEGDVFISAGVEMVSRFVKGNSDSLPDTHNPLFAEAEARTKAVAESEGSTWHDPREDGLVPDAYIAMGQTAENLARWKGISRQEMDEFGVRSQNLAEQAIKNGFWEREITPVTLPDGTVVSADDGPRAGVTLEGVQGLKPVFRPDGLVTAANCCPLNDGAAALVIMSDTKARELGLTPLARIVSTGVSGLSPEIMGLGPVEASKQALKRAGLTIGDIDLAEINEAFAAQVIPSYQDLGLDLDKVNVNGGAIAVGHPFGMTGARITGTLINSLQFHDKQFGLETMCVGGGQGMAMVIERLS
- a CDS encoding SGNH/GDSL hydrolase family protein, giving the protein MSRARVARRIAAGAAYGGGSIGLIGVAAVGILLAEAQLAKRTVYGAPAPLPPVADGLYGRAFGTEDPLRLALLGDSTAAGQGVRRSGQTPGALLASGLAAVAERPVVLRNVALSGARSDDLERQVSLLLAQPLGPPDVCVIMIGANDVTHRLPPTESVRLLASAVRRLRTAGAEVVVGTCPDLGTIEPVYQPLRWLARRASRQLAAAQTIVVVEQGGRTVSLGDLLGPEFAANPREMFGIDSFHPSAEGYATAAMAVLPTLCAALGVWPEADRLEPERRENMLPVAKAAAEAVREAGTEVTGARAPWALLKHRRRRRLPVPPEPSPEDVQT
- a CDS encoding cystathionine beta-synthase, with protein sequence MQFHDSMISLVGNTPLVKLNNVTAGIQATVLAKVEYFNPGGSVKDRIALRMIEAAEQSGELKPGGTIVEPTSGNTGVGLAIVAQQKGYKCIFVCPDKVSLDKINVLRAYGAEVVVCPTAVDPEHPDSYYNVSDRLVRETPGAWKPDQYSNPNNPRSHYETTGPELWEQTDGKITHFVAGVGTGGTISGTGNYLKEVSGGKVKVIGADPEGSVYSGGSGRPYLVEGVGEDFWPTAYDRNVTDRIVAVSDKDSFQMTRRLAKEEGLLVGGSCGMAVVAALEVAKELGPDDVVVVLLPDSGRGYMSKIFSDEWMAGHGFLEDTSTATVADVLRHKEGGMPSLVHMHPDETVGQAIEVLREYGVSQMPIVKPGAGHPDVMAAEVVGSVVERELLDHLFTKKASLEDPLEQHMSAPLPQVGSGEPVADLMSVLGESADAAIVLVEGKPTGVVSRQDLLAFLANGGTK
- a CDS encoding MurR/RpiR family transcriptional regulator, which encodes MSDSPAGRLQALFEGHRLTPTQRRIAHCMVRRAGDVPFLSSVELAELAGVSQPSVTRFAVALGFDGYPALRKHLRESMPAAAEEASGLNEYQQAVLAEIENLQHLAGLLADPAPVERAGRLLAGSRPLLVLGLRAASSQARGFAYFAAKVHPDVRLLDEGGSMLTDRVDAAVRAGATALLCFALPRHPREVVEALEYARKAGLTVVTVAESAFAPVAAHSDLLIPAAVGTGLAFDTACAPMLLGRVLLEAMADELPDAQARLEEFDTKAATRGLFVE